A single region of the Elizabethkingia sp. JS20170427COW genome encodes:
- a CDS encoding flavin reductase family protein, translating to MKTIIPSEVSTMELQRHMQSLIAPRPIALASTISAKGEVNLTPFSFFNMFSTQPPILIFSPSRRVRDNSTKHSLHNVYEVPEVVIGVVNYPIVQQTSLASTEYDEGINEFIKAGFTMKEADLVAPPLIEEAPANFECKVIEIKSLGNEGGAGNLVICEVLKIHIREEYLLDNGYPNQEKLNLVARLGSNWYSVNSKENLFEVSKPLVTKGIGFDQLPKEIRFSHVFTGNDLGMLANIENLPGQHFTSDAELHRQAQLMLHQNKIKEAWKLLEIDIC from the coding sequence ATGAAGACTATTATTCCTTCTGAAGTTTCTACCATGGAATTGCAAAGGCACATGCAAAGCCTTATCGCTCCACGCCCTATCGCTCTAGCTAGTACAATTAGTGCAAAAGGAGAAGTTAACCTTACTCCTTTCAGCTTTTTTAATATGTTTAGCACCCAACCTCCTATTTTAATTTTTTCTCCCTCCCGAAGGGTAAGAGACAACAGTACAAAACATAGTTTACATAACGTTTACGAAGTCCCAGAAGTGGTAATTGGCGTGGTTAACTATCCTATTGTACAGCAAACTTCTCTTGCCAGTACCGAATACGATGAGGGAATTAACGAGTTTATAAAAGCAGGGTTCACCATGAAAGAGGCAGACTTAGTAGCTCCTCCTTTAATAGAAGAAGCTCCTGCTAATTTCGAATGTAAAGTTATCGAAATAAAGTCATTAGGAAATGAGGGTGGTGCCGGAAATCTTGTGATATGTGAAGTTTTAAAAATCCATATCCGAGAAGAATACCTCCTCGACAATGGATATCCCAACCAAGAAAAGCTCAACTTAGTGGCTCGATTAGGAAGCAACTGGTATTCTGTTAACAGTAAAGAAAATCTGTTTGAAGTATCTAAACCTCTTGTAACAAAAGGAATTGGCTTCGATCAACTGCCGAAAGAAATCCGATTTAGTCATGTTTTTACAGGTAATGATCTAGGGATGCTTGCCAATATAGAAAACCTTCCTGGTCAGCATTTCACCTCGGATGCTGAGTTACACCGACAAGCACAACTTATGCTTCACCAAAATAAAATTAAAGAAGCATGGAAACTTTTAGAGATAGATATTTGTTAA
- a CDS encoding cupin, translating into MKTASLANDLIYNEDKPAIKVLLETDSGKEIRIALKQGQSMKRHQTPFPIVVEIFEGKIKFGVEDEVLSLEKGDLIALEGSVPHDLLAEENSIVRLSLNKLDSAQRVENVAKQ; encoded by the coding sequence ATGAAAACAGCTTCTTTGGCTAATGATCTTATCTATAATGAGGATAAACCTGCAATAAAAGTACTTTTGGAAACAGACAGTGGTAAAGAGATTAGAATTGCTTTAAAGCAAGGACAAAGTATGAAAAGACACCAAACTCCTTTTCCTATTGTAGTTGAAATTTTTGAAGGGAAAATTAAATTTGGGGTAGAAGATGAAGTTTTATCTTTAGAAAAAGGGGATCTTATAGCCCTAGAAGGTTCTGTCCCTCATGATCTTCTTGCTGAAGAAAATAGCATTGTAAGATTAAGCCTTAACAAATTAGATTCAGCTCAACGAGTTGAGAATGTAGCAAAACAATAA
- a CDS encoding DUF6090 family protein encodes MAELEVAKNVKKVIKITQEKNNWFHKLKHILLEICIIIFAVSVSIGFHNWSENRHEQKEVHDFMLGFKQDLKKDIIDMQSDIKAYKQQKRLFKYIATIPNGQRANQDSIKKFKQDLFNFTSYGKNSGRYEGFKSSGKLYFIENDYLLDEILNYYEEDITLLNISTTFYKNQKLKFADYIIENSSSFPDGDFLEVISSPKIKNRSKIYLSAVDAIINSYNQCIHRAQAITQTIEKDYH; translated from the coding sequence ATGGCAGAATTAGAAGTCGCAAAAAATGTAAAAAAAGTAATTAAAATCACTCAAGAAAAAAATAATTGGTTTCACAAACTAAAACATATCTTACTCGAAATCTGTATCATTATTTTTGCGGTTTCAGTTTCAATAGGATTCCATAATTGGAGTGAAAACAGACATGAACAAAAAGAAGTTCATGACTTTATGCTTGGTTTCAAACAAGACTTAAAAAAAGACATTATTGATATGCAATCTGATATTAAAGCATATAAGCAACAAAAAAGACTATTTAAATATATTGCAACAATACCTAATGGACAAAGAGCTAACCAAGATAGTATTAAAAAATTCAAACAGGATTTATTCAATTTCACAAGCTATGGTAAAAACTCTGGAAGATATGAAGGTTTCAAATCTTCAGGTAAATTATATTTTATTGAAAATGATTACCTTCTAGATGAAATATTAAATTATTACGAAGAAGATATTACTTTACTTAATATATCCACCACTTTTTATAAGAATCAGAAACTAAAATTTGCAGATTACATCATTGAAAACTCTTCAAGTTTTCCTGATGGAGATTTTTTAGAAGTTATTTCTTCACCTAAAATAAAAAATAGAAGTAAAATATATCTTAGCGCTGTAGATGCTATCATTAACTCTTACAACCAATGTATACATAGAGCTCAAGCAATTACACAAACTATTGAAAAAGATTATCATTAA
- a CDS encoding T9SS type A sorting domain-containing protein has protein sequence MVLPLDISGNGQYIAGIGKDVNEDMRGFVIKLPKKELSTQEVQQDNAVQVYPNPVKDIATIKTKDAILSVEAMDFTGRKVWESQKATDGKINLSSLSKGFYILKVKTAKKQYTAKVIKK, from the coding sequence ATGGTGCTTCCATTGGATATATCTGGAAATGGGCAATACATCGCAGGTATAGGGAAGGATGTAAATGAAGACATGAGAGGCTTTGTAATTAAATTACCTAAAAAAGAACTCTCTACCCAGGAAGTACAACAAGATAATGCTGTACAAGTATATCCTAATCCAGTTAAAGATATTGCTACAATAAAGACAAAAGATGCTATTTTGTCGGTAGAGGCAATGGATTTTACAGGAAGAAAAGTTTGGGAATCTCAAAAAGCAACGGATGGAAAAATCAACTTGTCTTCATTATCAAAAGGGTTTTATATACTAAAAGTAAAAACTGCCAAAAAGCAATATACTGCTAAAGTAATTAAGAAATAG
- a CDS encoding IS982 family transposase produces MNLKDQITNISIQVDYFCKEFDSHIIQMKIEAIGSGKKRRRRSSLMSDSEIITIMIGFHLGVHKTFKHYYYKEIVCGYWKDLFPKPLSYNRFIELQQRSFVVFALFLKERVLGKCTGISFMDSTTLKVCRNQRIHNHKVFKGLAERGKSSMGWFYGFKLHLVCNQKGELLSFYLTKRNVDDRNPKHIKKMTEQLFGKLFADKGHLSKALWEMLFADGIQLFTKLRKNMKNHIMTMEDKISLRKRAIIETINDELKNHCQIEHTRHRSINNFMMNILAGLTAYCFFPKKPSLNLKKVNDGQLFLNFA; encoded by the coding sequence ATGAATTTGAAAGACCAAATTACAAATATTTCTATACAAGTTGATTATTTTTGTAAAGAATTTGATTCTCATATCATACAAATGAAGATTGAAGCGATTGGAAGTGGTAAAAAAAGAAGAAGGAGAAGTTCTTTAATGTCCGATTCGGAAATCATTACCATTATGATTGGTTTTCATTTAGGAGTCCACAAAACCTTTAAACACTACTACTACAAAGAAATTGTTTGTGGATATTGGAAAGATCTTTTCCCTAAACCTCTTTCCTACAACAGATTTATAGAGCTTCAACAAAGAAGTTTTGTGGTTTTTGCCTTGTTCTTGAAAGAAAGAGTTTTAGGGAAATGCACAGGAATTAGTTTTATGGATAGTACTACTTTGAAAGTTTGTCGAAACCAAAGAATACACAATCATAAGGTTTTCAAAGGTTTGGCAGAGCGGGGCAAATCTTCTATGGGTTGGTTTTATGGTTTTAAACTGCATTTGGTTTGTAATCAAAAAGGAGAACTTTTATCATTTTACCTTACCAAAAGAAATGTAGATGATAGAAATCCCAAACACATAAAGAAAATGACCGAGCAGCTTTTTGGAAAACTGTTTGCAGACAAAGGTCACCTTTCAAAAGCTTTATGGGAAATGCTTTTTGCTGATGGTATTCAGCTATTTACAAAACTTCGCAAGAACATGAAAAATCATATTATGACAATGGAGGATAAAATTTCACTACGTAAAAGAGCGATTATTGAAACCATAAATGATGAACTAAAAAATCATTGCCAGATTGAACATACTCGCCACAGAAGCATAAACAACTTTATGATGAATATTTTGGCTGGTCTCACTGCGTATTGTTTCTTTCCCAAAAAACCATCACTCAACTTGAAAAAAGTGAATGATGGTCAATTGTTTTTAAACTTTGCTTAA
- a CDS encoding DUF2779 domain-containing protein, which produces MKPLTKSRFKLGLECPNKLFFTSNPLYANSKNQDTFLKALAQGGFQVEELARLSFPNGIFINTPHHDYQQALDDTLKYIKEESCTLFEAAFSFEDLFVRTDIVEKNGNNVKLIEVKAKSFDPSDPYCFIGKKGAVVASWKPYLFDIAFQKYVAQKNFPELSFSAHLMMTDKTKTAKIDGLNQMFRIPANGDPRTDIKKKVKSIEEIGETVLTCINIDDIIEKIINSEIRFDPTLTFAETINLFSTTYKNKDYLNWPASFSACKNCEFSASIEQKKNGFLDGKDFCFHKHFLWNSNDFEKPNAFEIWDFREKNLIEENRLLMSQLSEEDFNIKVEAGRISASERKWIQVQKEVNKDKSIHIERSELKHEMSKWKFPLHFIDFETSAVALPFTANRKPYEQVAFQFSEHVYYEDGSIEHKSEYINAEPGVFPNFDFARALKKSLEMDSGSVFRFADHENTILNEIIKQLNNSNEIDKIELIEFLKSITHSTKSSVESWQGDRDMIDLRKIILNYYYNPLTKGSNSIKDILPAAINSSKFIKEKYLKPIKEINLTSKNFAENHMWLLENNASYQNPYKQLPSLFNNWSSEELESIMSDLDGIADGGAALTAYAKLQYVDMTEAERNELISGLLKYCELDTLAMVMIYEHLRFDF; this is translated from the coding sequence ATGAAACCATTAACAAAATCACGATTTAAGCTAGGTTTAGAGTGTCCTAATAAACTTTTCTTTACCTCCAACCCTTTGTATGCCAATTCTAAAAATCAAGACACTTTTTTGAAAGCCTTGGCTCAAGGTGGTTTTCAAGTAGAAGAACTAGCAAGATTAAGTTTTCCCAATGGTATATTTATTAATACGCCACATCACGACTATCAACAAGCATTAGACGATACACTTAAGTATATAAAAGAAGAATCCTGTACATTATTTGAAGCTGCATTTTCATTTGAAGATCTTTTTGTAAGGACAGACATTGTTGAAAAAAACGGAAATAATGTAAAGCTTATTGAAGTAAAGGCTAAATCATTTGATCCAAGTGATCCATATTGTTTTATTGGTAAAAAAGGTGCAGTTGTTGCAAGTTGGAAGCCTTATCTATTTGATATTGCTTTTCAAAAATATGTTGCCCAAAAGAATTTTCCAGAATTATCTTTTTCTGCACATCTAATGATGACCGATAAAACAAAAACTGCAAAAATTGATGGACTTAACCAGATGTTCCGAATTCCTGCCAATGGAGACCCGCGTACAGATATTAAAAAGAAAGTCAAATCTATTGAAGAAATTGGTGAAACGGTATTAACTTGCATCAATATTGATGATATCATTGAAAAAATTATTAACTCTGAAATTAGATTCGATCCCACTTTAACTTTCGCAGAAACGATTAATCTCTTTAGTACTACTTACAAAAACAAAGATTATCTAAATTGGCCTGCATCGTTCTCAGCATGCAAAAATTGTGAATTTTCAGCAAGTATAGAACAAAAGAAAAACGGTTTTTTAGATGGAAAAGACTTTTGTTTTCATAAACATTTTTTATGGAATTCTAACGATTTTGAAAAACCCAATGCTTTTGAAATATGGGATTTTAGAGAAAAAAATTTAATCGAAGAAAATCGATTATTAATGAGTCAATTATCAGAAGAGGATTTTAATATTAAAGTTGAAGCTGGTCGTATTTCGGCATCAGAAAGAAAGTGGATTCAAGTTCAGAAAGAAGTGAATAAGGATAAATCAATCCATATTGAAAGAAGCGAACTTAAACATGAAATGTCAAAGTGGAAATTTCCATTGCACTTTATTGATTTTGAGACTAGTGCAGTAGCTTTACCATTTACAGCAAACAGAAAACCATATGAACAGGTTGCTTTTCAATTTTCAGAACATGTCTATTATGAAGATGGTAGTATTGAACATAAATCTGAATATATTAATGCAGAGCCGGGAGTTTTCCCAAATTTCGATTTTGCACGCGCACTAAAAAAATCGCTAGAAATGGATAGTGGATCTGTTTTTAGATTTGCCGATCATGAAAACACGATTTTGAATGAAATAATTAAGCAACTCAATAATAGTAATGAAATTGATAAAATCGAACTAATTGAATTTTTAAAATCCATAACTCATTCTACTAAATCAAGTGTAGAATCTTGGCAGGGAGATCGTGATATGATTGATTTACGAAAAATTATTCTAAATTATTATTATAACCCACTAACAAAAGGCTCAAATTCAATAAAAGATATACTACCTGCTGCAATTAATTCTAGTAAATTTATTAAAGAAAAATATTTAAAACCTATAAAAGAAATTAACTTAACGAGTAAAAATTTCGCTGAAAATCATATGTGGCTTTTAGAAAATAATGCTAGTTATCAAAATCCATATAAACAACTTCCATCATTATTTAATAATTGGTCTTCTGAAGAATTAGAAAGTATAATGTCGGATTTAGATGGTATTGCAGATGGAGGAGCCGCACTTACAGCTTATGCTAAATTGCAATATGTAGATATGACAGAAGCTGAACGAAATGAATTAATTTCTGGTTTATTAAAGTATTGCGAACTTGACACTCTTGCTATGGTCATGATCTATGAACATCTAAGATTTGATTTTTAA
- a CDS encoding type I restriction endonuclease subunit R gives MNSGGVIFTTIQKFQPEESNVYETLSTRENIIVIADEAHRTQYGFSAKTVDDKDEQGNVVGKKIVYGFAKYMRDALPNATYLGFTGTPIESTDVNTPAVFGNYVDIYDIAQAVEDGATVRIFYESRLAKVKLTDEGKELVEELDDELDQEDLTSTQKAKSKWTQLEALIGGKQRIQNIATDIVDHFTQRQEVFQGKGMIVSMSRRIAAELYNAIVAIKPEWHSDDLKKGKIKVIMTSASSDGPELSKFHTTKEQRRLLAERMKDPNDELELVIVRDMWLTGFDAPSMHTLYIDKPMKGHNLMQAIARVNRVYKDKPGGLVVDYLGIASDLKKALAFYSDAGGKGDPAVAQEQAVALMLEKIEVVSNMYYGFPYEDYFNADTSRKLSLILAAEDHILGLEDGKKRYIDEVTALSKAFAIAILHDQAMDSKDEISFFQAVKARLAKFDTTGSGKTDEEIETTIRQVIDQALVSDQVIDVYDAAGIKKPDISILSDEFLMELKGMQHKNVALEVLKKLLNDEIKSRSKSNMVQSKKLLEMLEQSINRYHNKILTAAEVIDELIRLSKDIVEMDSEPKKLGLSEYEYAFYTVVSNNESAKELLQQEKLRELAVELTNIIKQNATIDWNIKESVRAKLKVAVKRLLRKYGYPPDMQLLATETILKQAEMLAKELSK, from the coding sequence GTGAATTCGGGTGGCGTTATTTTTACTACAATCCAAAAGTTTCAGCCGGAAGAAAGTAATGTTTATGAAACCCTCTCAACGCGTGAAAATATCATTGTAATTGCAGATGAGGCACATCGTACACAGTATGGTTTCAGTGCAAAAACAGTAGATGATAAGGATGAACAAGGAAATGTAGTTGGTAAGAAGATCGTTTATGGTTTTGCTAAATATATGCGTGATGCATTACCAAATGCAACCTATCTAGGATTCACAGGCACTCCAATAGAAAGTACGGATGTTAATACGCCTGCCGTATTCGGTAACTATGTAGATATTTATGATATTGCTCAAGCAGTTGAGGATGGTGCAACGGTTCGTATTTTTTATGAAAGTCGATTAGCGAAGGTAAAATTGACAGATGAAGGTAAGGAATTAGTAGAAGAGTTGGATGATGAATTAGATCAAGAAGACCTTACTTCCACGCAAAAGGCAAAAAGCAAATGGACGCAGTTAGAAGCATTAATTGGAGGAAAGCAACGAATTCAAAATATTGCTACAGATATTGTAGACCACTTTACACAACGTCAAGAAGTCTTTCAAGGGAAAGGTATGATTGTTTCCATGAGCCGACGAATTGCAGCTGAGTTATATAATGCGATTGTTGCCATTAAACCAGAGTGGCATTCGGATGATTTAAAGAAAGGAAAAATCAAAGTGATTATGACTTCAGCATCATCTGACGGACCAGAACTATCTAAATTTCATACAACAAAAGAACAGCGTAGATTGCTGGCGGAACGTATGAAAGATCCTAATGATGAGTTAGAGTTAGTTATCGTTCGTGATATGTGGTTAACAGGTTTTGATGCACCTAGTATGCACACCTTATACATCGATAAGCCGATGAAAGGCCACAATTTAATGCAGGCTATTGCTCGTGTTAATCGTGTGTACAAAGACAAACCAGGTGGTTTAGTTGTAGATTATTTAGGAATCGCTTCTGACCTGAAGAAAGCATTAGCATTCTATTCCGATGCTGGTGGTAAAGGAGATCCAGCTGTGGCACAAGAACAAGCGGTAGCCTTAATGTTGGAGAAAATAGAAGTTGTTTCTAATATGTATTATGGTTTTCCATATGAAGACTATTTTAACGCGGATACTTCCAGAAAATTATCTTTAATCTTAGCTGCTGAAGATCATATTCTTGGTTTAGAAGATGGCAAAAAGCGTTATATTGATGAAGTAACGGCTTTATCTAAGGCATTTGCAATTGCTATTCTACATGATCAAGCAATGGACTCAAAAGATGAAATATCTTTTTTTCAAGCGGTTAAAGCGAGATTGGCTAAGTTTGATACAACAGGTTCAGGTAAAACCGATGAAGAAATAGAAACAACGATTCGTCAAGTGATTGACCAAGCTTTAGTTTCAGATCAAGTTATTGATGTTTATGATGCGGCAGGAATTAAAAAGCCTGATATTTCTATTCTGTCAGATGAATTCTTGATGGAGTTAAAAGGCATGCAACATAAGAATGTAGCACTAGAAGTCTTGAAGAAACTATTGAATGATGAGATAAAATCGCGCTCAAAATCGAATATGGTTCAAAGCAAAAAACTTTTGGAAATGCTAGAGCAATCCATTAATCGATACCATAATAAAATCTTAACTGCTGCAGAAGTGATTGATGAATTAATTCGTTTAAGCAAAGACATTGTTGAAATGGATTCCGAACCCAAGAAATTAGGGCTGAGTGAATACGAATACGCTTTCTATACTGTAGTTTCCAATAATGAAAGTGCCAAAGAATTGCTTCAACAAGAAAAACTCAGAGAATTAGCCGTAGAATTAACAAATATAATTAAGCAAAATGCCACTATTGATTGGAACATCAAAGAAAGTGTGCGTGCCAAATTAAAAGTAGCTGTCAAACGTTTACTTCGTAAGTATGGCTACCCACCAGACATGCAATTATTAGCAACAGAAACTATTTTGAAGCAAGCAGAAATGCTAGCAAAAGAGCTGAGTAAATAA
- a CDS encoding helicase-related protein yields MPNNFITNNKQQKTLKGRLNTLISISDELKFLVGYFYFSGWSDIYLSLQKNPQQKLKLLVGLQVCNYLGNIIEYAEQGEEDSSRDEEFQKYLVSLGFALNNEEMDTEDFYNQVGFFVQMVEEDRLEIRKTENPNHSKLYLFNLNEDQAEKQGMLGQFITGSSNLTRSGLHNQEEFNVEIKDYGYAEAVQYFDELWERATPITEHLENRKILIDFIKNKTQVATITPFEAYCLVIKTYLDLQNQENEEVDLDSLLEKIDLKKFSYQSDAVNQAIQMIKEHNGCIIADVVGLGKSVIASMIARQMNKRGIIICPPGLMGDAEKKDSGWWEYLEKFGLHNWQVYSRGKIDQIADNIEGRDFEVVIVDEAHYFRNQDTADYEALSMICRGKKVILLSATPFNNSPADIFSLLKLFIVPGKSTISLEDNLAGKFSRLNYEYKQLSVIFKNWNSTDDKKRKQAENIYTTIIDENLPIDIKKVKAQTQRLSNDIKRIISPVVIRRNRLDLKQDYVYANEIGELSVVKDPEEVFYYLDREQDEFYDNIISKYFAENGVFTGAIYQPFSYEKILSDKLDEFGNRQYNQQKNLYDFMRRILVKRFESSFGSFEKSIERFLQVHLLVKDFIDKTGKFILDRSFIDRIKDFEIEDIEANLEKYAAGDLKRKTPKNNEVYDISTFQRRQEFLDDIDSDIQLFEAIQKRLKDLKLVEKDPKQEEIIKKIKHLLVNEPDRKIILFSEYVDTIHHLEKRFRKEFGNNVLICDGKVSKELAKNLNSDFNAQYKGSKTNHFKILLTSDKLSEGFNLNRAGVIINYDIPWNPTRVIQRVGRINRIGSKVYDELFILNFFPSLKGADIVKSREIAQQKMFLIHNALGEDAKIFDEDEKPTAAALGAKINSNPQEEGEVNTITKIRNLYADLQKKHPEIIAKISQLPPRVKTAKSYPEYELNILRRKGLSLFAQTLGKEENRVIREIDFEDLLQKIACAIDEPTLKLSSVFWNLYEEIKEFKPKYKMGRSEISLEQKAEANLKKSLRILKDLNFENLNFIQMLIKDLRHYHTLSTKSIRRIGAQELSDDKKSIRYFLEEIAYLKQHLGESYLDDIESRTKGRNKEVIIAIENNDLKELFH; encoded by the coding sequence ATGCCAAACAATTTTATTACCAATAATAAACAACAAAAGACACTAAAAGGAAGGTTAAACACTTTAATTTCTATTAGTGATGAACTGAAATTTTTAGTAGGCTATTTCTATTTCTCAGGCTGGTCAGATATTTATTTAAGTCTTCAAAAAAATCCACAACAAAAATTAAAGCTGTTAGTCGGATTGCAAGTCTGTAATTATTTGGGTAATATCATCGAATATGCCGAACAAGGAGAAGAAGACAGCTCAAGAGATGAAGAATTTCAAAAGTATCTTGTATCACTTGGTTTTGCTTTAAATAATGAAGAAATGGATACAGAAGACTTCTATAATCAAGTGGGATTCTTTGTACAGATGGTAGAAGAAGACAGATTGGAAATACGTAAGACAGAAAACCCGAACCACTCAAAATTGTATCTCTTCAATTTAAATGAAGATCAGGCAGAAAAACAAGGTATGCTAGGACAATTCATAACCGGCAGTAGTAACTTGACTCGTTCCGGTTTACATAATCAGGAAGAGTTTAATGTTGAGATTAAAGATTACGGCTATGCAGAAGCGGTTCAGTATTTTGATGAATTATGGGAACGAGCAACTCCTATAACCGAACATTTGGAAAACCGTAAAATACTGATTGACTTTATCAAAAATAAAACTCAAGTTGCTACGATAACACCTTTTGAAGCCTATTGTCTGGTTATAAAAACCTACCTCGATCTACAAAATCAGGAAAATGAAGAAGTGGATTTAGATAGTTTGCTAGAAAAAATTGATCTTAAAAAATTCAGTTATCAGTCAGACGCAGTAAACCAAGCGATACAAATGATAAAGGAGCATAACGGTTGTATCATTGCCGATGTAGTAGGTTTAGGAAAATCGGTTATAGCCTCGATGATTGCCCGACAGATGAATAAACGGGGTATTATTATTTGTCCTCCTGGATTAATGGGAGATGCCGAAAAAAAAGACAGTGGTTGGTGGGAATATTTAGAAAAGTTCGGATTACATAACTGGCAAGTTTACAGTAGAGGAAAAATAGATCAAATTGCTGATAATATTGAAGGTAGAGATTTTGAAGTAGTGATTGTGGATGAAGCCCATTATTTTCGCAATCAGGATACAGCTGACTACGAAGCATTATCAATGATTTGTCGTGGTAAAAAAGTAATTCTTTTATCAGCAACTCCATTTAACAATTCTCCGGCAGACATATTTTCTTTATTAAAGCTGTTTATCGTTCCTGGAAAATCCACCATATCATTAGAGGATAATCTTGCAGGAAAATTCAGCCGTTTAAATTACGAGTACAAACAATTATCCGTAATTTTTAAAAATTGGAATTCTACTGATGATAAGAAAAGAAAGCAGGCAGAAAATATTTACACAACAATAATAGATGAAAATTTACCAATAGATATAAAGAAAGTAAAAGCTCAAACCCAAAGACTTTCAAATGACATCAAACGTATAATCAGCCCTGTGGTAATACGACGAAATCGATTGGATTTGAAACAGGATTATGTTTATGCTAATGAAATTGGAGAACTCTCTGTTGTGAAAGATCCTGAAGAAGTTTTTTATTATTTAGATAGAGAGCAAGATGAATTCTATGACAATATCATCAGTAAATATTTTGCCGAAAATGGAGTATTTACTGGTGCTATTTATCAGCCGTTCAGCTATGAAAAAATATTAAGTGATAAACTTGATGAATTTGGAAATAGACAATACAATCAGCAGAAAAACTTATACGATTTTATGCGTCGTATTTTAGTAAAACGATTCGAATCTTCTTTTGGATCCTTTGAAAAATCCATAGAACGGTTCTTACAAGTACATTTATTAGTTAAAGATTTTATTGATAAGACCGGAAAGTTTATTTTAGATCGTTCGTTTATTGATCGAATTAAAGATTTTGAAATTGAAGATATTGAAGCTAATTTGGAAAAATATGCAGCTGGGGATCTCAAACGTAAAACTCCTAAAAATAATGAAGTTTACGACATTAGCACTTTCCAAAGAAGGCAAGAATTTTTAGATGATATAGATTCGGATATTCAATTATTTGAAGCTATTCAAAAACGGCTGAAAGATTTGAAGTTAGTCGAGAAAGATCCTAAACAGGAAGAAATTATCAAAAAAATAAAACATCTTTTAGTAAACGAGCCAGACAGAAAGATTATCCTATTCTCGGAATACGTAGATACCATTCATCATCTCGAAAAACGATTTAGAAAAGAATTTGGAAATAATGTTTTGATATGTGATGGTAAAGTATCAAAAGAATTGGCCAAAAATCTAAACAGCGATTTCAATGCACAGTATAAAGGTTCAAAAACAAATCATTTTAAAATATTGCTAACCTCGGATAAGCTGTCTGAAGGATTTAATTTGAACAGGGCTGGGGTTATTATTAATTATGATATTCCCTGGAACCCCACACGTGTTATTCAGCGTGTAGGTCGTATTAATCGTATAGGTTCTAAAGTGTATGATGAGTTGTTTATTCTGAATTTCTTTCCATCCTTAAAAGGAGCAGATATTGTAAAATCAAGGGAAATTGCACAGCAAAAAATGTTCTTGATTCATAATGCTTTGGGAGAAGATGCTAAGATTTTTGATGAAGATGAAAAGCCTACCGCTGCTGCTTTAGGGGCAAAAATCAATAGTAATCCGCAAGAAGAAGGAGAAGTAAATACCATTACCAAGATCAGAAATCTATATGCAGATCTACAAAAGAAACATCCTGAAATTATTGCAAAAATCAGTCAGTTACCTCCAAGGGTTAAAACCGCTAAAAGTTATCCCGAATATGAATTAAATATATTAAGACGTAAAGGATTGAGTTTGTTCGCTCAGACTCTAGGAAAAGAAGAAAACAGAGTAATTAGAGAAATTGATTTTGAAGATCTTCTACAAAAAATAGCTTGTGCAATTGACGAACCGACTTTAAAGCTTTCATCTGTTTTTTGGAATTTGTATGAAGAGATAAAAGAATTTAAACCCAAATATAAAATGGGCAGAAGTGAGATATCTCTGGAACAAAAAGCAGAGGCAAACCTCAAGAAATCACTTAGAATTTTAAAAGATTTGAATTTTGAAAATCTGAACTTCATACAAATGTTGATTAAGGATTTACGTCATTATCACACGCTTTCCACTAAAAGTATAAGACGTATTGGTGCTCAGGAATTATCTGATGATAAAAAATCTATTCGTTACTTCTTAGAAGAGATAGCGTATCTTAAACAGCATCTTGGGGAAAGTTATCTTGATGATATTGAATCCAGAACGAAAGGCAGAAATAAAGAAGTAATCATAGCTATTGAGAATAATGACTTGAAAGAATTATTTCACTAA